AGCTGCAGAGGGGAGAGGTTACCAGCTGGAGCAGCTCTTCTCCTTCTCAGAAGAACAGCAGCCAGATCTCTCTTCATCACCACTGGATTAGCTGAAGAGTCAAACATTGCAAATTtagacttttccttttttcgcATTTAAATTCTAAAACCATGCAAAGCTTCTATCTCAAAACAAATCTGCTACCCACCCTCAGAACTGGCTGACTCtgaggaagatgatgatgatgatgatgaagaagagtCAGAGCCAGAGTCTGATGCAGAGGAGTCAGACTCGGAGGACTCGGAGGATTCAGAGGACTCTGAAGACTGTGAGGACTCAGAGGACTCAGAGGATTCAGAGGACTCTGAGGATGATGAATCGGATGCTGAAGAGTCTGAGGAAGAGTCAGATGAGGCGGAATCGGActcagaggaggaagaggagtcgGAAGCGGAGGAGGAATCAGAAGCGGCAGGGTCAGCAGGTGCAAcatcagcagctgtgtcagCGTCGGGGTCCACGACAACCTCCGGTTCCACCGCTGAGGAAAACATACAATGCCATACATTAATCGTACTCTAGGTGCTCGTATCGTCCCTAAAAAGGTCGAGAACGTTTCTGGGCTTCACAGCATTAACAAGAGTTTGTCCTTACCTCCCATGGACCAGCACACTGAGAGAAGAGTACAGA
This sequence is a window from Oreochromis niloticus isolate F11D_XX linkage group LG6, O_niloticus_UMD_NMBU, whole genome shotgun sequence. Protein-coding genes within it:
- the bglapl gene encoding bone gamma-carboxyglutamate (gla) protein, like, with the protein product MKALTLLSICTLLSVCWSMGAVEPEVVVDPDADTAADVAPADPAASDSSSASDSSSSSESDSASSDSSSDSSASDSSSSESSESSESSESSQSSESSESSESSESDSSASDSGSDSSSSSSSSSSSESASSEANPVVMKRDLAAVLLRRRRAAPAGNLSPLQLESLREVCEVNVACDEMADTSGIVAAYTAYYGPVPF